From Ostrinia nubilalis chromosome 9, ilOstNubi1.1, whole genome shotgun sequence, one genomic window encodes:
- the LOC135074984 gene encoding uncharacterized protein LOC135074984 — MANSFVQTCCLIVLTIFVERGDGRWKKKDGNLQHDIEIFRKMADKIEHEFDDAYDEYSSQWLKEQLFNSLQHKYKENWVRKPKNNTNFEIKSNKPFISSFNNNVKHKHTIHNYVDDVKSSTDVTSDANDALNSKLDKVETRKWPKFEDILLEVGKKYDWKNDRWIKVKGKLKDTDDVNSDNQIEFHEKHKFHYRIVKLNKSKSRRNVVVAVSAVR, encoded by the exons ATGGCGAATAGCTTCGTCCAAACTTGCTGCTTGATAGTACTTACAATATTTGTAG AACGCGGCGATGGACGGTGGAAGAAAAAGGACGGCAATCTCCAACATGATATCGAGATATTCAGGAAAATGGCAG ATAAAATCGAACATGAATTCGATGACGCGTACGACGAATACTCAAGCCAATGGTTAAAGGAGCAATTATTTAACAGTTTGCAACATAAATATAAAGAAAACTGGGTTAGAAAACCAAAAAACAACACAAACTTTGAAATTAAATCAAACAAAccatttatttcttcttttaataataacgttAAACATAAACATACAATTCATAATTATGTTGATGATGTAAAATCAAGCACTGATGTGACATCAGATGCAAATGATGCACTAAATTCTAAATTAGATAAAGTTGAAACTCGTAAGTGGCCTAAATTCGAAGATATTTTACTTGAAGTGGGCAAAAAGTACGATTGGAAAAACGACAGGTGGATAAAAGTGAAAGGGAAATTAAAAGATACAGACGATGTTAATAGTGATAACCAAATAGAATTCCATGAAAAACACAAGTTTCACTATAGGATTGTAAAGTTGAATAAAAGCAAAAGTAGGCGGAACGTCGTTGTGGCCGTATCGGCTGTAAGATAG